Proteins from one Embleya scabrispora genomic window:
- a CDS encoding HAD family hydrolase codes for MTFTLVATDLDGTLLREDHTVSARNRAALVRVAEAGARHVIVTGRAVGWTRPVFDALGYRGLAVCGQGAQVYHAGEDRLLTSVTLDRQLARLAVERLTAELGGVRFAVSRDGLAGRVVIEDGYRYESLLPVQTVADREELWSEPILKLYLYHPDYDDDRLTACARKICAGLVDLTHAGTGIVEALPVGLSKAVGLSLAARRLGARAADTIAFGDMPNDVTMFRWAAHGVAMANAHAELLAVADEVTLSNTEDGVAVVLERLFPTP; via the coding sequence GTGACCTTCACCCTGGTCGCGACCGACCTGGACGGCACGCTCCTGCGCGAGGACCACACGGTCTCCGCGCGCAATCGCGCGGCGCTCGTCCGGGTCGCCGAGGCCGGTGCGCGGCACGTGATAGTGACGGGCCGCGCCGTGGGATGGACCCGTCCGGTGTTCGACGCGCTCGGCTACCGGGGGCTCGCCGTCTGCGGTCAGGGTGCGCAGGTCTACCACGCGGGCGAGGACCGGCTGTTGACCTCGGTCACCCTGGACCGGCAACTGGCCCGGCTGGCCGTGGAACGACTCACCGCCGAACTGGGCGGGGTACGGTTCGCGGTCAGCCGCGACGGTCTGGCCGGTCGGGTGGTGATCGAGGACGGCTACCGCTACGAGTCCCTGCTGCCGGTGCAGACCGTGGCGGACCGGGAGGAGTTGTGGTCCGAGCCGATCCTCAAGCTCTACCTGTACCACCCGGACTACGACGACGACCGGTTGACCGCGTGCGCCCGGAAGATCTGCGCCGGTCTGGTCGACCTCACGCACGCCGGTACCGGCATCGTCGAGGCGTTGCCGGTGGGGCTGAGCAAGGCGGTCGGCCTGTCCCTGGCGGCGCGCAGGCTCGGGGCCAGGGCCGCGGACACCATCGCGTTCGGCGACATGCCCAACGACGTCACCATGTTCCGCTGGGCGGCCCACGGGGTGGCCATGGCCAACGCCCACGCCGAACTGCTCGCCGTCGCGGACGAGGTCACCCTGTCCAACACGGAGGACGGCGTAGCGGTAGTCCTGGAACGCCTGTTCCCCACCCCCTGA
- the serS gene encoding serine--tRNA ligase — protein sequence MIDLRLLREDPDRVRASQRARGEDETIVDALLAADELRRSSGSRFDALRNEQKSIGKQVSKAKGDERQELLTRAQTLAAEVKAADAEQAEAKADTDRLLKSLANLIDPDAPVGGEEDFVTIEEIGARRDFAVEGFEPRDHVELGRMLKAIDVERAAKVSGSRFYYLTGVGALLELALVNMAVAQATEAGFTPMLTPALVRPAAMEGTGFLGQAAENVFHLEADDYYLVGTAEVPLAAYHMDEIIPAAELPLRYAGFSPCFRREAGTYGKDTRGIIRVHQFDKVEMFSFVAPEEAEAEHRRLLAWEKEFLNRLELPYRVIDVASGDLGASAARKFDIEAWIPTQGKYREVTSTSNCTEFQARRLQVRMRDEQGTRPLATLNGTLCAVPRTIVAILENHQREDGSVVVPEALRPFLGGREVLEPVQA from the coding sequence GTGATCGACCTGCGACTGCTCCGTGAGGATCCCGACCGTGTCCGCGCTTCGCAGCGTGCCCGCGGCGAGGACGAGACCATCGTCGACGCGCTGCTCGCCGCGGACGAGCTCCGCCGCTCGTCCGGCTCCCGGTTCGACGCGCTGCGCAACGAGCAGAAGTCGATCGGCAAGCAGGTCTCCAAGGCCAAGGGCGACGAGCGGCAGGAGTTGCTGACCCGGGCCCAGACGCTGGCCGCGGAGGTCAAGGCGGCCGACGCCGAGCAGGCCGAGGCCAAGGCGGATACCGACCGGCTGCTCAAGTCGCTGGCCAACCTCATCGACCCCGACGCACCGGTCGGCGGCGAGGAGGACTTCGTCACGATCGAGGAGATCGGCGCCCGGCGCGACTTCGCGGTCGAGGGCTTCGAGCCGCGCGACCACGTCGAACTCGGGCGCATGCTCAAGGCGATCGATGTCGAGCGGGCCGCTAAGGTGTCCGGCTCGCGCTTCTACTACCTCACCGGCGTCGGCGCGCTGCTCGAACTGGCGCTGGTCAACATGGCCGTCGCGCAGGCGACCGAGGCCGGGTTCACGCCGATGCTGACGCCCGCGCTGGTGCGTCCGGCGGCGATGGAGGGCACCGGGTTCCTCGGCCAGGCCGCGGAGAACGTGTTCCACCTGGAGGCCGACGACTACTACCTCGTGGGCACCGCCGAGGTACCGCTCGCGGCGTACCACATGGACGAGATCATCCCGGCCGCCGAACTGCCGCTGCGCTACGCCGGTTTCTCGCCGTGCTTCCGCCGTGAGGCCGGGACGTACGGCAAGGACACGCGCGGCATCATCCGGGTGCACCAGTTCGACAAGGTGGAGATGTTCTCCTTCGTCGCGCCGGAGGAGGCCGAGGCGGAGCACCGCCGCCTGCTCGCGTGGGAGAAGGAGTTCCTGAACCGGCTCGAACTGCCCTACCGGGTGATCGACGTCGCGTCGGGCGACCTCGGCGCGTCCGCCGCGCGCAAGTTCGACATCGAGGCGTGGATCCCGACCCAGGGCAAGTACCGCGAGGTCACGTCCACCTCGAACTGCACCGAGTTCCAGGCCCGCCGGCTCCAGGTGCGGATGCGCGACGAACAGGGCACCCGCCCGCTCGCCACGCTCAACGGCACGCTGTGCGCGGTGCCCCGCACCATCGTGGCGATCCTGGAGAACCACCAGCGCGAGGACGGCTCGGTGGTCGTCCCCGAGGCGCTGCGGCCCTTCCTCGGGGGTCGTGAGGTCCTCGAACCGGTGCAGGCGTGA
- a CDS encoding phosphatase PAP2 family protein — MTSSPGWVGRRLDPDRRFGLRMTLAALALLIGALPFGVLAALVETKWSPLLDLDRDVATDLNDWVRAHPAWQHTLLFLTDWVWDPNVYRLLVAIMCGWLWWRGARRLVVWAATSMLLAGLLGALLKFVFTRARPNLPHPVHHSDGWSFPSGHALTGVVGPGVLLLALLPLIPRVCRPFAWVLAIGSAVGVAFTRVALGVHYVTDVVGGWVLGLIVLAVTSAVFEWWRRDAGLRAVDATDEGLEPEIDGDDPDPEIAHIHPGTDRDSPHGRN; from the coding sequence ATGACCTCCTCCCCAGGCTGGGTCGGCAGGCGCCTCGACCCCGACCGGCGTTTCGGGCTCAGGATGACCCTGGCCGCGCTCGCCCTGCTCATCGGCGCGTTGCCGTTCGGGGTGCTGGCGGCTCTGGTGGAGACCAAGTGGTCGCCGCTGCTCGACCTCGACCGGGACGTCGCGACCGACCTCAACGACTGGGTCCGCGCCCACCCCGCCTGGCAGCACACGCTGCTGTTCCTGACCGACTGGGTCTGGGATCCCAACGTGTACCGGTTGCTGGTCGCGATCATGTGCGGGTGGTTGTGGTGGCGCGGCGCGCGGCGGCTCGTGGTGTGGGCCGCCACGAGCATGCTCCTCGCCGGGCTGCTCGGCGCGCTGCTCAAGTTCGTCTTCACCCGGGCCCGGCCGAACCTGCCGCATCCGGTGCACCACTCCGACGGCTGGTCCTTTCCGTCCGGACACGCGCTGACCGGTGTGGTCGGCCCCGGCGTGCTGCTGCTGGCGCTGCTGCCGCTGATTCCCCGCGTGTGCCGGCCGTTCGCGTGGGTGCTCGCGATCGGCTCGGCGGTGGGCGTCGCGTTCACCCGGGTCGCGCTCGGCGTGCACTACGTGACGGACGTGGTGGGCGGCTGGGTGCTCGGCCTGATCGTGCTCGCGGTGACCTCCGCGGTGTTCGAGTGGTGGCGCCGCGACGCCGGACTGCGCGCGGTGGACGCCACCGACGAGGGCTTGGAGCCGGAGATCGACGGCGACGATCCGGATCCGGAGATTGCACACATTCACCCCGGAACCGACCGTGACTCCCCGCACGGGCGGAACTGA
- a CDS encoding diacylglycerol kinase family protein — protein sequence MLTEAGRFLRRIVLPLAILTFVMVGLGLLVTRTLDGVWPFTAEDDLERTLAEHRSGTWNDVTHVFSTLADTGVIIATTLVAVVLIRIVSRSWRGPLFLAGAVAGQALVFWLVQLFVSRDRPGVPRLEQAAATSSFPSGHTGAAFALYGGLAVLLASRLRPRAAVVSVWVLLGAIPLAVAGSRMYRGMHHPSDVLTSLLYAGVVLVVMNRALLSPKSIWGYWGRRARREAPTGAGGGRPRAAVVVNPIKLDIAESRTRIDRIMHDTGWAEPLWLETTVLDPGAGVTAKALAEGVDLVIAAGGDGTIRECAGALAGTDTPLAVIPAGTGNLLARNLGLPIDIADALHVALHGRDRRIDLGMVEGNAEADGDTGAGAAESRCFTAMAGIGLDAAMVADAPDALKKKVGWPAYVVSGARHLRDRRMRVTLTVDDGEPIRRRARMVLVGNVGALQAGMQLLPGAAPDDGLLDVVVFAPYGMTGWAHATVRVIGRRRDQEPAVVPVKQQRLRPIEHFTGRTVLIETDRPEPREVDGDPIGPGTRLAVRVRPGALTVRVP from the coding sequence ATGCTGACCGAAGCAGGACGGTTCCTGCGCCGTATCGTCCTGCCCCTCGCCATATTGACGTTCGTCATGGTGGGCCTCGGTCTGCTCGTCACCAGGACGCTCGACGGCGTGTGGCCGTTCACCGCCGAGGACGACCTGGAGCGCACCCTCGCCGAGCACCGCTCGGGGACCTGGAACGACGTCACGCACGTGTTCTCCACACTGGCCGATACCGGTGTGATCATCGCCACCACGCTGGTCGCGGTGGTGCTGATCCGGATCGTCTCCCGCTCCTGGCGGGGCCCGCTGTTCCTGGCCGGTGCGGTGGCCGGGCAGGCGCTGGTGTTCTGGCTCGTACAACTCTTCGTCTCGCGTGATCGCCCGGGCGTCCCGCGCCTGGAGCAGGCCGCCGCGACGTCGAGCTTCCCGTCCGGGCACACCGGCGCCGCGTTCGCGCTCTACGGCGGGCTGGCCGTGCTGCTGGCGAGCCGACTGCGCCCGCGCGCGGCGGTGGTGTCGGTCTGGGTGCTGCTCGGCGCGATTCCGCTCGCGGTCGCCGGGAGCCGGATGTACCGGGGCATGCACCACCCGAGCGACGTGCTGACCTCGCTGCTCTACGCCGGTGTCGTGCTGGTCGTGATGAACCGCGCGCTGCTGTCCCCGAAGTCGATCTGGGGGTACTGGGGACGTCGCGCCCGACGCGAGGCGCCGACGGGGGCCGGCGGCGGGCGGCCGCGGGCGGCCGTGGTGGTCAATCCGATCAAGCTGGACATCGCCGAATCACGCACCCGGATCGACCGGATCATGCACGACACAGGGTGGGCCGAGCCGCTGTGGCTGGAGACCACGGTGCTCGATCCGGGGGCCGGGGTGACCGCGAAGGCGCTGGCCGAGGGGGTGGACCTGGTGATCGCGGCCGGCGGTGACGGCACCATCCGCGAGTGCGCCGGCGCGCTGGCCGGTACCGACACCCCGCTCGCGGTGATCCCGGCCGGCACCGGGAACCTGCTCGCCCGCAACCTCGGCCTGCCGATCGACATCGCCGACGCGCTGCACGTGGCCCTGCACGGGCGCGATCGACGGATCGACCTGGGCATGGTGGAGGGCAACGCGGAAGCGGACGGGGACACCGGGGCCGGCGCGGCCGAATCCCGCTGCTTCACCGCGATGGCCGGCATCGGCCTGGACGCGGCGATGGTCGCGGACGCGCCGGACGCGCTCAAGAAGAAGGTCGGCTGGCCCGCCTATGTGGTATCCGGCGCCCGGCACCTGCGCGACCGGCGGATGCGGGTGACGCTGACCGTGGACGACGGCGAGCCGATTCGCCGGCGGGCCCGGATGGTGCTGGTGGGCAACGTCGGCGCGCTCCAGGCCGGCATGCAACTGCTGCCCGGGGCCGCGCCGGACGACGGCCTGCTCGACGTCGTGGTGTTCGCGCCGTACGGGATGACCGGCTGGGCGCACGCCACGGTCCGGGTGATAGGCCGGCGGCGCGACCAGGAACCGGCCGTGGTGCCGGTCAAGCAGCAACGGCTGCGCCCGATCGAGCACTTCACCGGTCGCACGGTGCTGATCGAGACCGATCGCCCCGAGCCGCGCGAGGTGGACGGCGACCCGATCGGGCCCGGCACCCGACTGGCGGTCCGGGTCCGGCCCGGGGCGCTGACGGTGCGCGTCCCCTGA